DNA from Candidatus Eisenbacteria bacterium:
CGATTTTCTGCGCATTCAGTCGGTTCCGCAGGGCTTCATGTGGGTTAAGTCCATTCCCTTGAGCGATCGAGGCGAACCCCATGCTTGCGAACACCTGCTTCTTGGGAAGGGCAAGCAGGGGAGATATGTCGCCGCCTTGGAGGATATGACCCTGGGCAGCAGTTCCGCTTGGACGAGTCAAATCACCACCGTCTACCACTTCAACACCCTTGCCGGAGAAGACGGCTTTTACTCTACTCTGGAGGCGCGTCTCAAGGCCCTGCTCGCCCCATCCTTCACTGATGAGGAGATCCGCCGGGAAGTCTGCCATATCGGGGTTTCCGATGATCCGGCCGATGGGCGGTTGACCTTGGAAGAAAAGGGCACCGTCTACACCGAGATGATCAGCTCGTTTGAGGGGCCCGGGTATCCTCTCTGGGGGACCATGAGCGATCTCCTTTATGGCAAAGATCATCCGTTGGCCAACAGCGCCGGAGGGCATCCTGACTCCATGCGAACCATGGTTCCCAAGGATTTGAGGGATTTCCACAGGGAGTGTTATCATCTCAGCAATATGGGGATGATTGTCGCCATTCCGTCCGACATGGATCTGTCTTCCTTTTTGAATCGAACGGGTGGACTTCTGGAGAGATGCCAGCCCGGCTCCGATTCAAGCCCAACCCCTGGGATCGGTTTTGTCGACCTGCCGCCGCCGAGCCCTTCGGCTCAACCGGGTCATATAGAGATCATTCCCTACGCCAGCGAAAACCCTGAAGACAGAGGGCGCATTCTCTACGGCTGGCAGCCGGATCTTGAATACGATAACTTCGAAAGTTTTCTGTTGGATCACTTCCTGGATGCCTTTGCCGGCGGCTCCGATTCCAATCTCTATGATCTCTTTATCAATTCCCAAACCCGCACGATGGATATCGGGGCCACCGGCACCTTTGGATACAATAGTGCCGAGCCGGGCCATCCGATCTTCTTCGGGATATCGGGGGTAGAGAATGGGTACATCACTGAAAAGTCACTGGCTGAGATTCGGAATCTGATGGTCAACGAGGTTCAGAAGCTCGCCTCGTTTGAAGACAATTCGGAGGATCTGAGAAAATTCAATGACCGCGTCGCGAGCCTCCTGGATCAAAGCGCCAAGGGCTATGAACGGAGCCTCAACTCGCCTCCGATGTTCGGTTACCGGCGGGGAACTGCGGGCCGCTGGCAATCTTATCTGGAGTTCCTTGAACGTGAGGGGGGATTCAGAAAGTCACTTGTACTAAAAAATCATTTTGCTCACGCACGGCAGCTCTTGGATTCGAAAGCAAACTTCTGGCGGAGCTATATCGATCATTGGAAGCTGATCTCAATGCAGCCGGTGTCCGTCGGTGTCTATCCTGATGCCGGCGTATTGAAAAAAGCTTCACTTGAGAAAGAGCAACGTCTTGCCTCGATCTTGGCGGATTTTAAAAAGAAATATGGCACGCAGAATGAACAAGAAGCCATCGCCGCCTATAAAAGCGAATTTGACAAGAATAGCGAAGCGCTGGAATTGCTGGCGGCGGAGGAAGAAATCCCCAAATTTATCGACAATCCCCCGCTGACCCTCGATGACCAGTTGGATTATCAGGTGATTCAATTGCCGGGTGGCATCGAGTTGGTGGCTTCAACATTTGAGAACATGACCTTTTCAACCGTGGGATTGGCGCTGAAAATGGATGTCGTCCCGGAATCCCATCTGGTGTATCTGCCCCTGCTGCCCAGCATTATAACGGAGATCGGCGTTGAGAAAGATGGGAGAATCGTTCCCTATACTGAGATGATGGAGCGTCTTCGCAGGGAGGTCATGAATTACAACGCCCATTATGATGTCGGGCGGGAAACGGGGCGGATTGAATTGGTTCTGGATGGGGGCGCGGGTGATCCCGAGGAGATCGTTTCCCTCTTGGAATGGATGGAAGCATCGCTCTACGCTCCCTATCTGAACGTGGAGAACCTTCCGCGGTTAAGGGATATAGTGGATCAATCACTCGTCAGCCTCCGCGGAATGATGCAGGGAGGGGAAGAATCGTGGGTTGATGATCCCGCGAATGCCTATCGTTTCCAAGACAACCCCCTTTATCTTTCAACCCGGTCATTCCTGACGAGGGCACATCATTTCCAGAAACTGCAGTGGCTGTTGCGGGATGCGGGAACCGAGGATGAGAGTCGGATGATCGCGCAGTTCTTGGACGACCTCCGCCGTGACGGCGATGGAAAGAGCCGAGATGAGCTTCTGAAACTGCTACAAGCGTCGACGATACCTTCTGATACGGATTACTGCCGCAAAACGTGTACGAAGATAGTTGAAACCCTGCAAGCCTGCCTGCCCGATAGTCCCGACGCAGATCTTGAGAATGACTGGCGCTATGTCTGCGATCAAATCAAAGAAGATCTAGCAGCACCTCCGCAGGCGGCGCTTGATGGTCTGAATGAAGTGATGGAGTTGCTTCTTCGGACGGATAATGCGCGCTTCTATATGATCTCCAATACCGCGAATCGGGAAGGGAGTATTGAGCGTCTGAAGGAGTTTGCGGGAAAGCTGGATGATCAAACATCCTCCATCCGGCAAACGTACAGTTCTCGTATGAATATCTTTGAGCGACTCGCGAAACGCGAGAATCTGACGGAACGGCCGGTTTATGTCGGATTGATCAACAAGAACACGCGGAATGGTACGCTGGTTTTCTCAGCTGCAAACACGGCCATCTGGAATCCGGAAGAGGAGTCAATCCTGGATTGTTTAACCGGCCGGCTTTATGGCGGCAGCGGCGGACATGGGCTCTTCATGAAAACCTGGGCTGCAGGTCTCGCTTACAGCAATGGGTATGGTTACGGGTCCCAGAGCGGCCGGGTCAGCTACTACGCCGAACGATGTCCCGATGTGGCGCAAACGATGCGATTCGTCGTAGATATTTTGAAGAATGCTGAAATCGATGAAAAACTCATGGAATACGCCGTCGCCGGAAGCTTCAGTGGATCACGGGCGGCCGGGCCTTATGAGACAAGAGGCATCGCCATGGCTTCGGATTTGGTGGATCACTTCGGTCCTGAGGTGGTTAACCGATACCGGCAAGCCGTCTTGGATGCCCGCAAGATTCCCGATCTTGCCGGGAAGCTGAATCAGCGAATGGAAAGGGTCTATGGACAGGTGCTGGCAGGCTACGGCCCGAAGCTAAAAGAAAGTCGCGACGGCGTTTTCTTCCTCATCGGACCCGATGAGCAGTTCGCCTCACTAGAGGAGTATATCGCCACCGCGGAAGAGCCCCAATCCGTTCATAAGCTCTACCCCAGGGATTTTTGGCTTGTCGGCGGCAACGATTAAAAAGTAACAATCAGCGGCCGGAATCTCACTCTGTCGGGATCCCGGCCGCATCATCTTCCAGAGCATAGTCATTGATATTAATAAAGCCGCCTCGCGCAAAACCCATAAAGATCTGCTTTCCAATCTCTACATGCCCCGGCGCATTGGGATGTATACCGTCCTTGCCGAAGAGGGAACTCTTATCGGGGATGTTGTCGAAAATCGCGGCGCAATCAACGAGGAGATTCCCCGTATTGCGGGCGACTTCGCGAACGACATGATTGTATTCAGAGTGAATCTTGAGAAGAGAAGCCTTGTCGATTATAAAACCATCGTTTACAAGATTATCCGGAACATCGGTCCATTGTGCGTATGCAGCGGGAGCCGTGATGAGGACGACCTGTGTTCCTCGTCTTTTCGCACATGCAATAATCCGCTCAAGATTCTGCCTGTAGTCCTCGCGCTCCACGCGGTGTAAAGGCGACTTTGCCTCCGACCCGGCTGCTTTGCGGATTGAAACGCTGAGGCGCAGCAAAGCCTGCAATATTCGCACTTTGGAAGCGGTGTCGAGGATGAATTGAGTGGATTTTGACGGTAATATTTGGTCTTTGTCCTGAAAATGCCGGGCCAGCCAGTGATCATTCCAGCCGAAATAGACCGTTATGATATCCGGTTTGAGATTGGTCAATTCAGTTTCATATAGCCGCAATCCCTGAAAACTCGAATAGCCGGGGACACCGGTATTGATGACCTCATATTTCAACCCGCTGTCATTTTTATTGAGGAACTGCTGGAGCGCGGTGGTATACGAGAAGGCGGCCCTCAGGCCGAAAGTGCAGGATCCGCCCAGGGCGATGATCCGAGTGGTCCCCTCGGGTTTATCGGTTGTGAATTCCCCGCCCCGGTATCCATGTCCATTGGTCTGTAACGCCGGATTGTTCGCTCTGAGACGCCAAAACAGATGATCATCCGGAATAAAATCGTACTGCCCTTTGTGTCTTTCCGGGTATTTGTACTTATCGTCGGCGAATTGTATATAACGGGGAATATTGTGATACTCGAATCCGGCGACACGCAATCCGATTTCAACAATAAGAAGAACAAGAAGAGTGGCCGTGATGGTGAAAAGGATAGACATGCCCCGGGATGGGTGCGTCTTTGCGGTTGACTTATTCTGGGGAACCATATTTATGACTCCCTTTTGTATGAATCCATAGGGAGCCTAACGAACAATGTGCAGCGTTTCAACCGCAACCCCATCCGGCGTGACCAAGCGCACCGGATAGGCGCCGGCTCCCAAGTGAAGCGTCGAAGGCGAAAAGGAGAACTGGTGATCTCCGGGCGTCCTGTGGCCGTTGAGAAGATCCGCGATTCTTCGACCGCTGATGTCAAAGAGCTCAACGCGTACTTTCCCAGCGGTGGCGGTCCTGTATCGGATTTCAATGGGACCGTGCGCTGGATTGGGCGAGCAGACTAATCGGGAATGAAACGTCTCATTGGGATATCCCCCCGGGTTTCTTTCATCAACCGAGCTGGATGCGGGGGGAACCCAGAAATCCCAAATACCGCGGCCGTAAGTTCCAAATCGCATGACGCCGATTTCGGGAACCCACTCAACACACCAATAACAGGTCAGCGGCGCTTCGGTGCCGAGGATGGAAACCCACTGAGCGGCACCGGCTTCGTAGCGATAGGGACCCGCCTCGCAAGCGGCATAGGGTGTCTCGCCGGCGTCATCCCCCAGGGCCAATTCCAGGACCAGGGTAAAGGGCAATCCATCAGAGAAAGGCTCCCAGGTAAGACCCCCATCGGTCGTCCGCCAGATGGGATGGCCCAAATATCCACTGCCGCCGGCATAAGCCAGTTCACGGTCTCCGGGAGATGCCACAATCGATGTGCCGTAAAAATACTGCGAGCCGGGTCCGTGATCCGATTGAGTCCAGCTCAAACCGGCGTTATGTGAGAACCACATCTTTCCATCATTGGTGACGCCGTACCAGTACTCGCTGTCCGCAGTGGAAATGGCGAGGCCGGTTAGAAAGCCGCCGCTGCTGAAATCCTGAGACCCTTCGATCATCTCGTAGGTATAGTTGTTTTCAATTCGCTTGCAGTGCCAAAGATGATCCCCGCAGAAATAGAAGGCTTCCGCATCAAACGGGTCGGCGGTTAGAGATGGCATCCAACTGCAGGATTGGGTCGGAAAATCAAGCTGGAAAAGATATTGGGGCGCCGTTTCATTTTTTTGAATAAGGATGAATCCAGGATAAACGGAATAAAGCCAGTTGTGATCGCGAATGGTGGAAGCAAGATGTCCATAATCGCCACTGATCAATTGATTGAAGGGTATCAAGGCGCCACGGCTCCCGTGATACGATTGCTGATATCCCTGGTCCTGAGCTCCGGCGACGATGAGATAGGGATCATTTTGACTTGTAAAAGTATCATAATATTGACTGACACCCAGTCCCCAAAGGGAAACATTGTGAATTGTGATACCACCGTCATAGGAGACAAAGGTGCCGCCGTCGGTATTGAAATAGATGGCTTCCTGGCCGCCGACCATATAGGCATTCATTCCCGGCAGGTCGGCATGCAGTTTTCCCTCAGGGTTACCGTAATAGTCATACCAATTATTCACTTTGTTGAAGGCGCTGCCGCCGCTCGTTGATCGCCAGCATTCGACGCCCGCATAGAAGACGAGGTTGGGGTCTGTGATGGAGGCGAGAAGTGTTTCCCAAAAATCATCGATATCATGCTTCCAGGCCCAACTCTGTCCGGCATTGGATGATCTGTAGAGCTTCCATTGGCCGCCTTCCTGAAGGGCGGCATAGAAATGGGGGGCGCCCGCTTCAGAGCCGGTCAGCACCACATCGGCTACGGTGGCGGTGCTGGCCGTTCCCACCTCCTGAAAGGAAGCGGCTTGATCGTCGGATCGATAAATCGTACCCCCGGCCATGACATAGATCGGCCCACCGGCCACCCGGTCGATCCAAAGATCACAGCGGGGATTGGCTGGAAAGACGATTCGCTTTTCAAATGTCAGGCCGCCGTCGGTCGATCTCGAGATGATAAAACCATAATCATAACCACCGCCGTCCAGATATTGCCGGGAACGGCTTAGATAGTAGACCGTCCGCGGATGGGAGGGATCGTGGACGATGCGTCGCGATTCATAAATGTCGTCGGGAACTCCCTCGGGAACGAACCAGGTCTGCCCTCCATTGCTCGAAGCATGGATCGTTCCTTCGTTTCCGTAGGAGGCAAAGCCGGGTCTCAGTGTAAAAACGATTTCCGGTTCCAACGGTCCATATCCGGGAGGAACGACCAGAATTTGGTTCGAGCCCATTCCCAATCCGTCTGAAAGAGCGACCCAGTCCCGGCCATCAATAGTGCCCTTCCAGATCCCGCCGTGATTGGCTCCAATATAAAGGGAGGCACCATCGCTGCTGGGCGCCGCGGCATGTGTCCGTCCGGCCTGATTGACACTGCCGATTTCCTTCCACTGACTTGATCGTTCATCCCGCTCTATTTTCGCAAAGCGTTCCAAGGAGAGGGATCGTCGGTTCGCCTTTTCGATGAGGCGCCAATCGACATCCGGCGGACACCGGTGAAGACTCTCCATCCATTCCTCACGGAGCCGCTTTCGTTCTTTTCGATCGTGCTTCCACTGGGCGATCTCCGTCGGCGCCGGAGGCGCGGTCCCACCGTTGAAAGGGGAGGAAGGATCAAGCAGGGCAACCGGTTTCGCCACTATGGTGACAGTGTTACGATCACCATCACCCATAAATAGATCCGGCAAAAGGCGCGGGCATAGGTTCGGCCATAGGTTCGCTATAATGGCGCCTGCGGACAGGCCCAACACGACGATTCCGAGGAGAATTCTTAATTTCATCTGGGCCTTTCCTTCATTTTGCAGATATTGTGCACATCATTGTGCGAAGTATGGATGATCTTGGTCAGCGGCGGGATTGCATGTTTCCCGATACCTGCAGGTCAAGAATATCACAAATGGAGCGGTGAACCAAATGGGGGCACGCTGAGTCAGGGTGGGGGGCCACAGCACCGGCCCCCCGCCGGCGCAACGATCAACTCCCCATCAGCCAGGCCGAGAGAAGATTGACCGTCGCTTTAAGGTCGTCTTTGTGAACCATTTCAACCGCCGTGTGCAAATAGCGGCAGGGAACGGAGAGGGTGATCGCCCTGCGGCCGCCGCCATAACGCTGCATGGCTCCCGCATCGGTGCCACCCATCGGAAGAATCTCATACTGGAATTTTATCTTTTTCTTTTTCGCCAGAGCGGTGAAATCATCCAGCAGGGACTTAGTGCTGATTGACCAGCCATCCATAACCTTTATAGCGACACCATCACCCAATGTTGAAATCGATTCCTCCTTCTTTGCGCCGGGGGTGTCGACGGCGAGGGTCACATCGATGGCGATCGCAACCTCGGCTTCAATATTCTGCGCCGCCACCATGGCGCCCCGGAGTCCAACCTCCTCTTGGGCGCTGCCCACCCAATAAATATCGTAGATATTCTTGCCTTTGACTTTTTTGATTGCGTTCAGGGCGATCCAGGGGCTGATACGGTTATCCATCGCCTGGCCGCAAACATGAGAACCCATTTCAATCGTGGACTGTTCAAGAACGACCGGATCTCCAATTTCCACCTTCGATTTCACCGTGCGGGCGGGAAGACCGAGATCAATCATGAACTCGGAGATCATAGGAATCTTTTTCTTCTCTTCCTCGCCGGCGACGTGGATGGGCCGGGTGGCGGGGTTTAGGATTCCGATCAGATCGCCGGAAGCCGTCATGACGCGAACACGCCGTGCGAAAAGATTCCGCGTATCGAATCCGCCGGCATGATGAATACGCAGGAATCCCTGTTCATCGATGTAGCGCACGTAAAATCCGATTTGATCCAAATGGCAACTGAGGATGACGCCCTTTTCTTTTTGGCCGCTCTTTCTCTTTGCAGCTTTTATGGTACCGATCAGATTACCGATACTGTCCTCATGCAGTTCGTCCCACCATCCCTTTGTATGTTTCCGGATGAGATCGCGCACCCGTTCTTCTCGACCGGAAATACCGGGTGTTTCCGTCAGTTGCTTTAGAAATTCCATGACTTTGCCTTTCTTTTATTCCACTCTTTTCTTTCACCGGCCGGATTTGCAGTACCGACTGAATCCCGGTTGAATAGTAAAGAGCCGGATCCAAAATGCAAAGGTGAAATCAATGGATCGTTTGGGAATGACCTGGGAAAAGAGACGGACGGATATCCAGCGGCGCTTTGAGAAAATTGTTGACCGTTATGATGTCGCCAACACCTTTCTAAGCCTCGGCTTGGACGACGGATGGCGCCGGCTGGCCGTTCGTGAAGGAGTACGCGCGGCTGAAAAGAGATCCGGCGTCCCATTCCCGGAAGAGGGCCTCTGGCTCGATCTGGCCTCGGGGACCGGAGCCATGGCGCGGATTCTGACCCGCTTCAATATCTCCCGGGTCCTGCGATTGGATCTGAGCCCCGTCCTTCTTCAAGATCGATACAGAATGAGAGGGGCGCCGTCGGGGATGCGAGTCGCCGCCGAGACGCACCGGATTCCTTTGCCGGCAAACTCGGTTTCTGGGGCGTTGATGGGATTCGCCACGCGCCATATTCCGTCATTGGATGAATATATCGGTGAGGTCGCGCGGGTGCTCGCGCCCGGCGCCGTTTTTGTTCTGCTCGATATGGACATGGGGCGAGGGCCCCTCTGGGGACCGGTCTATCGATTCTATTTTCGTCATATCCTTCCAATGATGGCAGCCCTCCTGACCCGCAACGGCGAAACCTATCGTTGGATGGTGCGCACGGTCGAGGAAGGGCCGAAACCGGAAACGATTGTACCGGTTCTTGCGAGCGCCGGTTTTCAAAATATTGATCTTCGCTATCCATCCGGCGGGGCGGCTTACCTCATCATCGCGCTTCGTTAAATGAAGGGCTCGCCCAAAAGCCGGTTGCCATTTTCAATAAGGATCTTCGTTTTTACCTCAAGGGGAATATCCAACTCTATAAAGTCGGTCAGGCATTCTTGAAGTGACGGTACGCCCGGTCCCGGCCAATCGCTTCCATAAAGAACCTTGTCGGCTATCATCTCAAGACGCGGGAGGATCTCGGGTATCCGGCGCGCCGGGATGCTGGAAAGATCCAAATATAGATGTGAATGGCGCCGCGCCAGGAAAACCGCCTCGTCATACCATAGCGGTCTCCCGCTGTGGGCCAGAAGAATCGTGAGTTCGGGAAAATCAATGGCGACATCATCGATGAGCATGGGATGACCCAAGCGGCTTCTCGCTCCTGGGAAAGAAGAGGTTCCGGTATGAAAGGCGACCGGCAGTTTCAGATGCTGAGCCGTCTCATAAAGGACAGCCAATGGATGTCCAGGCTCCTCAAGATAGGCATTCGGAGCCATTCCCTGGTGGGGCGGATGAATCTTCAAGCCCCGGAGCCCCCGGTCAGCCAGATCCCGAATCCGCCGTCCGATATCGCGGCAGTTTTGAAGATCGGGGCAGCCGAAGGCGACCAGGCGGCTTTCATACCCGCGAATATAGTTCACCGTCCAATCATTGATCTCCTCTCCGGAGCCGATGACGGAGGAAGCGAAATTCATCAGACCGACACGCTGAACTCCCAAGCGATCCATCTCTGATATCAGAAGATGGGGATCGGCGATGACGCCCTCAATAAAAACGGCGTCTTTTCTGCCGCGACAAACGATCTCCTTCACCTCGGGGCGGAGCTGGTCCCAGGGTTGTACATGGATATGGATGTCGGTGATCCCTTTCAAACTTTGATTCAAGTGGCACCCCCGGGGGTTTTACAAAATGCGGTTCCCTTTGGAGCCGGGTTAGATTTTAAATCCTTTTAAAACGACCTTGCCGACCGCCCGCCGTTCCTCGAGGTATCGATGCGCTTCGGGGAGCTCCTCCATCGGGAAAACCCGGTCAACCACCGGATGCAGGAAACCCTTCCGAACCAGATCGATCCCGCGCTCAATCTCTCCCCTGGTTCCCATAGTAGAACCCAGGATCTGAAGGTTTTTGAAAAAGAGATGCCGGAGATCCAATTCAATCTTCGGATCGATAGTCGCTCCACAATTGACGAGGCGCCCTCCCAGATTCAGGCAGGACAAACTCTCGATAAATCCTACGCCGCCGAGATGATCCAGAACGATATCAACCCCGCCGCCGGTGATGCGCCGGATCTCCTTCCGCACATTTTGTTCCGTACTGACAATCACCTCCACGGCTCCGAGTTCGCGCACCCGGTCTGCCTTGGATGGGGTTGCCACGGTGGCGATGACCTGAGCCCCCCAGAGCTTTGCGATTTGAATCGCCATGGAACCAACGCCGCTGGCTCCGGCTTGAACAAGAACCCATTCACCCGCTTGCAACGCGGCCCGGTTGACCAGCATATGCCAGGCCGTCTGCAGAACGAGGGGAACAGCGGCGCCTTCTTCGGGTGAAAGGTTATCAGGATGGGGGATGAGGTGGGATGCCGGCACAACGACCATGTCAGCGCAGCCACCGTCACGGGATTCACCGAGGATGCCGAACCGCCGGCAGAGGTTGTCACGGCCTTCGAGGCAGCGGGGACACCGTCCACAACCGATGCCGGGCGCGATGAGAACCGGATCACCGGCGCCCCAGCCTTGAACACCGGCTCCAAGTTGATCGACCAGGCCCGAGACGTCGCAACCAGGCGTGAGAGGAAGGGGAAAGGTATGGCCCGGCACGCCGCGGCGGACCCAGAGATCGAGATGATTCAAGGCGGTCGCCAAGACCTTCACACGGGCCTCGCCGGGACCCGGCTCCGGAATACGGGCCGATTCCTCAAAACGAAGGACCTCGGGACCACCGTGTTCAAAGACTCTCCATGCTTTCATCCCTGCCTCCTTCAAGACGGTTTCCTTCAATTGTGTTATCCGGGGGATGGGGAGGGCTGTCATCCGCCGGGGGCACCCAGCGCCCGAATTTCCTTCCTATTATGCCGTTACCCCATGCGGAAACAATCTCCGAATCGGCCTGAAAGTCCTGGGGATCGGCACCGTGATCGGCCGAAAATGGGAAAGAACCTTTTCATAGCGCCGGAGGGGCACTAGAATCGCCAAATTGGAGGGCATTCCGTGACGCGAGATTTCTCTCAGACTCGACAGATGGACCGTTTCACCGGGACAGCGCCGGTTGAAGGCTCCCCAGCCTACAAGGCGACCCTCGTGATTCCCGCTTACAATGAAGAGCAGGGAATCGTACCGGTTCTCGAAGAACTCAAACGGTTAGGCGATGCCTACGAAATTCTGGTCGTGGATGACGGTTCAACCGACGGGACCTCCGAGACGGTTCGGAGGAGCGGTGTGAAGGTTATCCGGCATCCTAAGAACCGAGGTTACGGGGCAGCCCTGAAAACGGGGATCCGCGAAGCCAAATCCCCGATCATCGTGATCACCGATGCCGATGGAACCTATCCCA
Protein-coding regions in this window:
- a CDS encoding M20/M25/M40 family metallo-hydrolase, translated to MEFLKQLTETPGISGREERVRDLIRKHTKGWWDELHEDSIGNLIGTIKAAKRKSGQKEKGVILSCHLDQIGFYVRYIDEQGFLRIHHAGGFDTRNLFARRVRVMTASGDLIGILNPATRPIHVAGEEEKKKIPMISEFMIDLGLPARTVKSKVEIGDPVVLEQSTIEMGSHVCGQAMDNRISPWIALNAIKKVKGKNIYDIYWVGSAQEEVGLRGAMVAAQNIEAEVAIAIDVTLAVDTPGAKKEESISTLGDGVAIKVMDGWSISTKSLLDDFTALAKKKKIKFQYEILPMGGTDAGAMQRYGGGRRAITLSVPCRYLHTAVEMVHKDDLKATVNLLSAWLMGS
- a CDS encoding class I SAM-dependent methyltransferase; this translates as MDRLGMTWEKRRTDIQRRFEKIVDRYDVANTFLSLGLDDGWRRLAVREGVRAAEKRSGVPFPEEGLWLDLASGTGAMARILTRFNISRVLRLDLSPVLLQDRYRMRGAPSGMRVAAETHRIPLPANSVSGALMGFATRHIPSLDEYIGEVARVLAPGAVFVLLDMDMGRGPLWGPVYRFYFRHILPMMAALLTRNGETYRWMVRTVEEGPKPETIVPVLASAGFQNIDLRYPSGGAAYLIIALR
- a CDS encoding amidohydrolase family protein, producing MNQSLKGITDIHIHVQPWDQLRPEVKEIVCRGRKDAVFIEGVIADPHLLISEMDRLGVQRVGLMNFASSVIGSGEEINDWTVNYIRGYESRLVAFGCPDLQNCRDIGRRIRDLADRGLRGLKIHPPHQGMAPNAYLEEPGHPLAVLYETAQHLKLPVAFHTGTSSFPGARSRLGHPMLIDDVAIDFPELTILLAHSGRPLWYDEAVFLARRHSHLYLDLSSIPARRIPEILPRLEMIADKVLYGSDWPGPGVPSLQECLTDFIELDIPLEVKTKILIENGNRLLGEPFI
- a CDS encoding zinc-binding dehydrogenase, yielding MKAWRVFEHGGPEVLRFEESARIPEPGPGEARVKVLATALNHLDLWVRRGVPGHTFPLPLTPGCDVSGLVDQLGAGVQGWGAGDPVLIAPGIGCGRCPRCLEGRDNLCRRFGILGESRDGGCADMVVVPASHLIPHPDNLSPEEGAAVPLVLQTAWHMLVNRAALQAGEWVLVQAGASGVGSMAIQIAKLWGAQVIATVATPSKADRVRELGAVEVIVSTEQNVRKEIRRITGGGVDIVLDHLGGVGFIESLSCLNLGGRLVNCGATIDPKIELDLRHLFFKNLQILGSTMGTRGEIERGIDLVRKGFLHPVVDRVFPMEELPEAHRYLEERRAVGKVVLKGFKI